One Trichormus variabilis 0441 genomic window, GCAGAAGTGAATCGAGATGAAGTCAAAAAATTGATGATTACCCAACAAAAGCTGGATGAAGATGTAGCCGAAAGGGTAATGTCTCGTCGCACTTTTGCCGGACGCAGAGGTTTAAGTCCGGCACTAATAGCGGAACAACAGCGTGTAGCAGATTTATTCTTTAAAGAAGGTGTAATCCCCAAGAAAATCAACATCAGTGATGCCTTACTCCCATCTGATTTGTATGCTGCAATCACACCGCCAGAAATTATGGTTTAACGTGAGTTCGACGAATACAAAAACCCCTCTCCAAACCTCTCCCCTGCAAGGAGAGAGGCTTTAAAACCCTATTTTTTTGTTGATATTTTAGCGCTTTACTCCCCTCTCCGCGTCGGAGCGAAAAGTCTGAGCGGAGGTTTCCTCCGATCAGAACTTTTCAAGAGAGAGGGGCTGGGGGAGAGGTCGAAAAAGACTTGTCGAACTCACGTTGGTTTAGAGACGAATGTCGCGCTTGTGAGTGGGTGTAGGGGTTTAGGAGAAGAACATTATTTATGAGGTGTCTTGATTTAACTATTTGTTGTTTCCCTCACACCCTTATATCCCAAGAGCCTTATTAGTCAAAATCACGGTTTTTGGACTGTGGACTATTGACTATTGACCACCCTCAGAAGGGTTTTTTGCTTCAGTGCGTAAGTTTTAACTAACAACAGTTAGTTTAACGCCACCGGGCGGCTGAGTAGCCGTCCATTTTTATTTTACAGAACAGTCCCGATGAAAAAATTTCACAGTCATAGATGAAAGATATCTTTCCCCTATACCCCTACACCCTCTTTCAAGTTAGATAAAAGTTACTACGATAACGAATTTCATGATCAAAAAGACGAGACTTTCTAAATCTTTTCAACGTGCTGCTAATGCGCCAAAATTACCCAATACCACCTTCAGGTTCATTTGCTATTTTGTGAACCAGTTTCGTTGGTGGTATGTGGCAATGGTAATTGCGGAAGTGATTCATGCAACTTGTGGCATTATGTTGCCCTATGCTATTGGCGAGATTATTCGCAGCGTAACGCGATCGCCAGGGGACAGCAAGTCCATTTTTGATGCGGTGAGCCAACCCCTGATGCTGTTCTCCGCTTTGAGTGTAGGTGAAGTTGTCTTTGGACGCACAGCCGGACTCTTGCAAACCATTCTTCATCCCATCCACCGACAGCACATCGTCCGTTCTCTATATGCCTACTTGCAGCATCATTCCCATCGCTACCTGAGTAGCAGTTTTGCCGGGTCATTAGCACATCGCATTGGCGAAACTTCTTTGGGTGTGACTCAGACAATGCAAATGCTGATTACTGAATTTATGTCAGTAATTATTGTCTATATTGTCTCCACAATTTTACTGTATCGCGCCTATCCTCCCCTGGCTGCATTCGTGGGTACGTGGGCTGTTTTGTTCATCAGTATTTCCTTTTGGTTGGCAACTCGCTGCCGAATTTATTCCCGCAAAGCCGCAGCCGCCAGAAGTGAGACAACTGGCATCATTGTAGATGCGGTCACAAATCTCAGCAGTAGCCGACTGTTTGCACGCTTGGGTTTTGAACGCAGCTATTTAAATGAGCAATTAAGGCGCGAACTCAAACAGGTGAGAAAGTCTAACTGGTATTCAGAGCGAATTCGCTGGTTTCAATTTATCTCATCTGCCATTTTGAAAATTGGCACTTTATATTATTCGCTCTCACTGTGGAGCCGTGGACAAATTGCTACTGCTGACTTTGTAGTTGCTACCAGTTTGTCACTGTTAATCATTAGTGAAGCCAGAAATTTAAGTAAACGCTTTCTAGAATTTTTTGAACATATCGGTAATATAGCTAATGGAGTCTACACCATTGTTCAACCCCATGAACTGGTTGACCGAGATCAGGCGATCGCCCACTCTATCACCCAAGGTAAAATTGAGTTTCGGCAAGTCAACTTTAGCTATACAGATGGGAAGAAAGTATTTGAAAATCTTTCTATCACCATCCAACCAAGCCAGCGAGTGGGACTGGTTGGCTTTTCCGGCTCTGGAAAATCTACCTTTGTTAATCTCATCTTGCGTCTATTCGATCCCCAATCGGGGCAGATTCTCATTGATGGAGTCGATATTCGAGACATGACCCAGGATGCTCTCCACTCGCAGATCAGCTTGATTCCTCAAGACCCGTCCCTATTCCATCGCACATTAATGGAAAATATTCGTTATGGGCGACTGGATGCAACCGATGAGGAAGTGAGCGAGGCGGCGCGTCAAGCTCATGCTCATGATTTCATCGTACCAATGCAGGAGGGATATGATTCTCTAGTGGGGGAACGCGGCGTTAAATTATCGGGTGGGCAGAGACAACGGATTGCGATCGCGCGAGTAATTCTCAAAAATGCACCAATACTGATTTTAGATGAAGCTACCTCTAGCCTTGATTCCATCACTGAAAAAGCGATTCAAGATACCCTCGATTTAGCCATGAATGAGAAAACGGTGATTGTGGTGGCTCATCGTCTGTCTACTATTGCCCATTTAGACCGTATTTTAGTATTTGATCAAGGTCGCATTGTCGAAGATGGTACTCACACAAAATTATTGGCGCGTCGTGGCGCTTACTATAAATTATGGAAAATGCAGGCGGGTGGATTCTTACCTATAGAAGCGGAACAAGGAGAGGACAAGAAATTGATCAAACAACTTGATTCCAACCAAGCCAGTACTTCTGATCTGAACGTCACTAAGAATAGGTAAGCTGTAACGCTTTTAAATTACCTGTCAACCCGAAAAGATCGATAAATTTTCCTACCTACCTACCTACTTAGTTCAAATGTACTAAAATAAAATAGAACCATCAAAATGGAGTAGCTTTGCGATCGCAAGGCTACTCCATTTTGAGTTAAAAATGACTTTGAACCATAATTGCCACAACATTTTTGATTTTTGCAGCTAAAAGCATGAACTTTTGTTGAGGTTACGGTTCATATTTTAGTTAACTAATGGGTAAAAGCACACCCATCTCTCGTGAAAAAAGCGCTCTCAATCTTTGAGATAAAAACAGTCTATGTTCAAACTACTGAGATATATAAAAATTTTTCTCATTACCGGGTGTTTGCTATTTGCTTGTCATGCTTCAACACCGACTGAATTCAAACGCCCTTCCTTGAAAGTACTATTTGGATCTTTTGTTGGGGAGTATCCAGGTATTATTGCTCAAGAAAAAGGATTCTTCAAAGCCCAAGGGGTAGACGTAGAACTAATTCATAAACGATATATCCAATTGGAACAAGCCAATTTCAGTGCAGGTAAGTATGATGGGATGACATCTTCTTTAGGAAATCTTATTATCTTGAGTGCAATAAATCTAGATATACAAGGTGTGATTGTTATAGATGAATCGACAGGTGCAGATGTAGTAGTCGCCCAACCACAAATTAAAACCGTTGCTGACTTGAAAGGGAAAAAGCTGGGTGCAAATCTAGGCGGTTTTAGTGAATTGTTCATCACCGAGATGTTGAAAACTAACAACTTAAACAGTAATGATGTGAATTTGGTTAGATTAGAGGCATTAAAAATTCCTCAAAACTTGAAAAAAAATTTTATTCAAGCCGGACACACTTGGGAACCCTATCTTTCCGAAGCTATGAAAATAGGAGGAAATATCTTATTTACTAGCAAACAAACCCCTGGCTTGATTTTAGATTTGATGATCTTTCGCGGTGATGTAATCCGCGATCGCCCTGGAGACATTCGTGCATTTGTGCAGGGATGGTTGCAAGCTTCGGAATATTGGAAAGAAAATGTTCAAGAAGGAAACACTATCATCAGCAAAGCTTTAAAAATTCCTAGCAATACAATTTCTCTAGAGGGAATAAGTCTGACTAGTTTAGATGAAAATCAAAATTTATTTCAATTTAGTAACCCTAACTCCATCGACAAAATAGCCAAAGTATATGCAGATTTTTTTATTCGTGCTGGAAATTTGACGCGAATTCCTGAGCTAAAAAGTTTATTTAATTCTTCCTTCTTGAACCCTGCTTCCTAGTTTAAAGCCATGCAGCATGATCTTTTGGGTAGCATCCGGACAAAATTGATCGCCTCGTTTCTCGTTGTTGCTTTGATTCCGTTACTGTTATTGGCATCTATTAACAAACAGACAACGGAAACAGCATTAACTGACAACGCTCGGCAAGCTTTATCTGCTGCGGCTAACCAAACCAGTAACAGAATAGATGCTTTTATTGATAGAAATCTTAATGCTGTGCGCGTAGAGGCGCTTTTACCAGGCTTGGCAGGCTACCTCAGCCTAACTCCAAAAGCGCGAGATGATAGCCCCGAAATGCAATTGGCAACGGAAACATTAAATCGGCTCAGTCGCAAAGATATGGTTCATATTATCTCCTATGGGTTGCTCGACTTAAAAGGGAAGAATGTATTGGATACATATACATATACATCAGACATTAGCGAAGATGAATCAGATCAAGATTATTTTCAAAAACCACTGCAAACTGGATTATCCTTTGCTTCTAGTATGAAGCGATCGCCGATAATTCCTGAGCTTATTACTATCTTTTTTAGCAGTCCCGTTCGTAATGCCCAAGGAGATATATTAGGTGTCTTGCGTGTTTCATACAATGCTACTGTGATTCAGCAGTTAGTAAATAGAGAAACTGAACTGGCTGGAGCTAAATCCTTTGCTATTCTTTTAGATGAAAATCATATTTATCTGGCACATAGTCATGCACCGCAACTACTTTTTAAATCAATTGTGCCTCTACCTTTCGATATTATAACTCAACTACAAAGGGAAGGGCGCTTGTCTAATGACCCTATCAGAGAATTAGCAACTAATGAGTTGAAACTTAAACAAGCATTGAATAATAAAAAGTTACATTTAACTACTACTTTGTCAACAACAGGTAATCAGGTTAATTTGATAGCGATCGCCAGTTTAAAATATAAACCTTGGTCTGTTTTGTTCGCACAGCCTCTAGTTGTTGCCCTTGCACCTGTAGAAAAGCAAATTCATGACGCAATGTTTCTATTTGTATTGATCGCTTCAGTCGTGACAATTATCGCTTTTGCTATTGGGCAACTGCTAACAAGACCAATAATTTACCTGACCAATATAGTTTTTCAGTTTACAACAGGTAACTTAAATATCCGCGCCAAAATTAGCTCAACAGATGAAATAGGTCAACTGGCGAAATCGTTTAATAATATGGCATTTCAGTTACAAACGTCTTTTGAAACCTTAGAACAACGGGTACAAGAAAGAACAGCAGAGTTAGTAATTGCCAATCAGAAACTAGAACAACTGGTAAATCTAGATGGTTTGACTCAGGTGGCTAACCGTCGTTGCTTCGATGAACGACTAAAAGCAGAATGGAAACGCCTGGCGCGAGAACAACAACCCCTGTCACTGATTTTATTCGATGTTGATAAATTCAAATCTTACAACGACTACTATGGCCATCTTGGAGGCGATGATTGTCTAATCACCATAGCGCAAGCTGTGCAACAGAAGCTTCATCGTCCTGCTGACTTACTAGCGCGTTACGGAGGAGAAGAATTCTCGATACTCCTCCCCAATACTGACTTACTAGGAGCGATCAAAGTAGCACAAATTATTCAACAAGCAATTTACGATCAAGCCATTCCCCATGCACAGTCTGATATAAAGGATATCGTTACACTTAGTTTGGGTATTACTTCTATTATACCTGCTGGAGATATTAATCCTGATACACTCATCGCTTCAGCCGATAAAGCACTGTACAATGCCAAACAACAGGGGCGCGATCGCTATTGTACTCATGAGACATAGCACTAAATTATCAGTATATGAACAGGGACAGATGGGTTGTTAAGCGATCGCACTTTCCACAAAGTTTCTATCCCTTTGTGGGTGGATATTTGAGCTATTCAAAGGCTAATTACATTGCCACCCGTGGATAAAGTCGTCCACAAATGAGGGTTAAGCCTATTAGTGTTAACAAGAGAATTGCACAGTCCCAACCAAAGCCATAGATACTCGTTCCATTCGCTAACATCGTGCCACGTAGTCCATCCACTTGGTAAGTTAAGGGATTAACGCGAGACAAAAACTTTAACCAGTCAGGCATCATGGAAATGGGATAAATGGCATTACTCGCAAAAAATAAAGGCATAGTTAACAACTGTCCAATTCCTGTCATCCGTTCTCTCGTTTTTACCAAACAGCCGATGATTAAGGAAAAAGTACAGAAACAACCTGCTCCCAACATGACAACGAATAGCACTTGGATAAAAGCTAAGGGATGCAGATTGAGATTAACACCTAATATCAATGCTAATACGTAAATTACCAATACTTGTGATAAACATCGGACTCCACAAGCTAAAGACTTACCTAACACCATTGCCACTCTAGGTGTCGGGCTAGCTAAGAATTTATGCACAACTCCTAAATCTCGCTCCCAGATCAGCGTCATTCCACCTGTAAAAATGGCGACAAATAACACACTCTGCGCCAGAATCCCCGCCGTCATAAAGTCTAGGTAAGGTAATTCGCCTGTAGGAATTGCCCGAATGCGGGAGAATACTTGCCCAAAGATGAGCAGCCACAGTGATGGTTGCACGGCTCGGACTATTAAATCCGTAGGGTCGTGTCGGAGTTTCCGCACTTCCATCTCGGCAATCACAAAGGTTTTTGTAAATATCTGAATAATTGTAGAAATCACATTGGCGCGATGGGTAGCTTTTGGCTTAACCCAACCGTTGAGATGTACGTCTGGTTCTGGCTGTATCACGATAGTTCACTCCTGATGTTAGTTGATCCCCTGTGTAATGAATAAAGACATCATCTAAGGTTGCATTGGGCTTACCTAAAGAAGCTTTTAAATCACTGGGTTCCCCTGTGATCACAACTTGACCTTGCTGCATAATCGTCACTCGGCTACACAGACTATCAGCTTCTTCTAAAAAGTGGGTGGTTAAAAATATGGTTGTGCCGTAATCTGCTCGCAGTTGTTGCACAAGTTGCCATACCTGAGTGCGGGCTATGGGATCTAGTCCTACAGTCGGTTCATCAAGAAACAAAATCTTGGGTTGGTGCATGATAGATTGGGCAATTTCTAGCTTGCGAATCATGCCACCGGAGTAGTTACGTACTAAACGATGGGCTGCGGCTTGCAAACCCATGAAATCCAGCACTTCCCGAATACGCCTTTGCCTGTGCTTGACAGGAATATCGTATAGCTTGGCAAAAATTAAGAGGTTTTCGTAACCTGTGAGACTACCATCAGCAGAAAGGGCTTGAGGTACATAGCCAAATAGCCGTCTAACAGCCGCCGCCTGGTGAGTTACGTCATAACCAGCTATAGTTGCTCTCCCTGCACTTAGGGGCAATAGAGTAGTCAACATCTTCATTGCTGTACTTTTACCTGCGCCGTTAGGGCCAAGTAAGCCAAAGACCTCACCTTGTTGGACTGTGATACTTAAATCTTTGACAGCAACCGCTTTACCAAAGTAACGCGTCAGTCCTTGGGTTTCTAAAATCACTGCGTTAGGGCTACTGGCAAGTGATTTTGACAAATCAGTGTTTCCCGTAAGTCTTGTCACGAGTTTGATGCACTTTTAAATATTTAGTTAAACTAACTATTAGCTTCGCATATTTTACGGGAAAGTCAAGAGTATATTTTGTGGTGGGGGAATTTTGCTATGCTCATTGCCGTAGTGCCTGTTTTTCAATATGTCTTTCTAGCAGGAATTGTCGGAGATGTGATCGACCTGTCTGGGATCTTGGTAACAGTACTTGTCTTTCCTGCTTACTTGTGGAATGATGCTTTTATGAAATACGGTAGCTTGATGTGTTTGCCGTAGTTTGACGAGATTTTAAGCTAAATACTCAAATGACAAGTACAGGAATTCGCACAACTCAAGTTAAAGTCCCAAACGGTGATTTGCAAATAGATGCTTATCTCGCTGAACCGACAAAAGAGGGAACTTTCCCTGCCGTGATTGTGATTCAGGAAATATTTGGGGTAAATATTCATATTCGGGAAGTTGCTGAGAAGTTTGCCCACGAGGGGTATGTAGCTGTTGCTCCTGCACTTTATCAACGAACTGCTCCCGGTTTCGAGGCTAAATATACCCAGGAAGATATCCAACGTGGTAGAGGCTATAAAGATCAGACTAAAGCAGAGGAAATATTGAGTGATATTCAAAGTGCGATCGCCTATTTGAGAACTTTACCAAATGTCCAAAAAGGGGCGATCGGTTCAATTGGCTTCTGTTTTGGTGGTCATGTTGTTTACTTAGCTGCCACATTACCAGACATTAAAGTGACAGCATCCTTCTACGGTGG contains:
- a CDS encoding ABC transporter ATP-binding protein, yielding MIKKTRLSKSFQRAANAPKLPNTTFRFICYFVNQFRWWYVAMVIAEVIHATCGIMLPYAIGEIIRSVTRSPGDSKSIFDAVSQPLMLFSALSVGEVVFGRTAGLLQTILHPIHRQHIVRSLYAYLQHHSHRYLSSSFAGSLAHRIGETSLGVTQTMQMLITEFMSVIIVYIVSTILLYRAYPPLAAFVGTWAVLFISISFWLATRCRIYSRKAAAARSETTGIIVDAVTNLSSSRLFARLGFERSYLNEQLRRELKQVRKSNWYSERIRWFQFISSAILKIGTLYYSLSLWSRGQIATADFVVATSLSLLIISEARNLSKRFLEFFEHIGNIANGVYTIVQPHELVDRDQAIAHSITQGKIEFRQVNFSYTDGKKVFENLSITIQPSQRVGLVGFSGSGKSTFVNLILRLFDPQSGQILIDGVDIRDMTQDALHSQISLIPQDPSLFHRTLMENIRYGRLDATDEEVSEAARQAHAHDFIVPMQEGYDSLVGERGVKLSGGQRQRIAIARVILKNAPILILDEATSSLDSITEKAIQDTLDLAMNEKTVIVVAHRLSTIAHLDRILVFDQGRIVEDGTHTKLLARRGAYYKLWKMQAGGFLPIEAEQGEDKKLIKQLDSNQASTSDLNVTKNR
- a CDS encoding ABC transporter substrate-binding protein, with the translated sequence MFKLLRYIKIFLITGCLLFACHASTPTEFKRPSLKVLFGSFVGEYPGIIAQEKGFFKAQGVDVELIHKRYIQLEQANFSAGKYDGMTSSLGNLIILSAINLDIQGVIVIDESTGADVVVAQPQIKTVADLKGKKLGANLGGFSELFITEMLKTNNLNSNDVNLVRLEALKIPQNLKKNFIQAGHTWEPYLSEAMKIGGNILFTSKQTPGLILDLMIFRGDVIRDRPGDIRAFVQGWLQASEYWKENVQEGNTIISKALKIPSNTISLEGISLTSLDENQNLFQFSNPNSIDKIAKVYADFFIRAGNLTRIPELKSLFNSSFLNPAS
- a CDS encoding diguanylate cyclase; amino-acid sequence: MQHDLLGSIRTKLIASFLVVALIPLLLLASINKQTTETALTDNARQALSAAANQTSNRIDAFIDRNLNAVRVEALLPGLAGYLSLTPKARDDSPEMQLATETLNRLSRKDMVHIISYGLLDLKGKNVLDTYTYTSDISEDESDQDYFQKPLQTGLSFASSMKRSPIIPELITIFFSSPVRNAQGDILGVLRVSYNATVIQQLVNRETELAGAKSFAILLDENHIYLAHSHAPQLLFKSIVPLPFDIITQLQREGRLSNDPIRELATNELKLKQALNNKKLHLTTTLSTTGNQVNLIAIASLKYKPWSVLFAQPLVVALAPVEKQIHDAMFLFVLIASVVTIIAFAIGQLLTRPIIYLTNIVFQFTTGNLNIRAKISSTDEIGQLAKSFNNMAFQLQTSFETLEQRVQERTAELVIANQKLEQLVNLDGLTQVANRRCFDERLKAEWKRLAREQQPLSLILFDVDKFKSYNDYYGHLGGDDCLITIAQAVQQKLHRPADLLARYGGEEFSILLPNTDLLGAIKVAQIIQQAIYDQAIPHAQSDIKDIVTLSLGITSIIPAGDINPDTLIASADKALYNAKQQGRDRYCTHET
- a CDS encoding ABC transporter permease, with translation MIQPEPDVHLNGWVKPKATHRANVISTIIQIFTKTFVIAEMEVRKLRHDPTDLIVRAVQPSLWLLIFGQVFSRIRAIPTGELPYLDFMTAGILAQSVLFVAIFTGGMTLIWERDLGVVHKFLASPTPRVAMVLGKSLACGVRCLSQVLVIYVLALILGVNLNLHPLAFIQVLFVVMLGAGCFCTFSLIIGCLVKTRERMTGIGQLLTMPLFFASNAIYPISMMPDWLKFLSRVNPLTYQVDGLRGTMLANGTSIYGFGWDCAILLLTLIGLTLICGRLYPRVAM
- a CDS encoding ABC transporter ATP-binding protein, producing MTRLTGNTDLSKSLASSPNAVILETQGLTRYFGKAVAVKDLSITVQQGEVFGLLGPNGAGKSTAMKMLTTLLPLSAGRATIAGYDVTHQAAAVRRLFGYVPQALSADGSLTGYENLLIFAKLYDIPVKHRQRRIREVLDFMGLQAAAHRLVRNYSGGMIRKLEIAQSIMHQPKILFLDEPTVGLDPIARTQVWQLVQQLRADYGTTIFLTTHFLEEADSLCSRVTIMQQGQVVITGEPSDLKASLGKPNATLDDVFIHYTGDQLTSGVNYRDTARTRRTSQRLG
- a CDS encoding dienelactone hydrolase family protein, whose translation is MTSTGIRTTQVKVPNGDLQIDAYLAEPTKEGTFPAVIVIQEIFGVNIHIREVAEKFAHEGYVAVAPALYQRTAPGFEAKYTQEDIQRGRGYKDQTKAEEILSDIQSAIAYLRTLPNVQKGAIGSIGFCFGGHVVYLAATLPDIKVTASFYGGGIINSTPGGGEPTITHTSKIKAPIYAFFGTEDQGIPLEHTEQIEAELKKHQIPHKIFRYEGAGHGFFCNHRASYNPEAAADAWQQVLELFQKNLQLQTV